One genomic window of Corticium candelabrum chromosome 9, ooCorCand1.1, whole genome shotgun sequence includes the following:
- the LOC134185006 gene encoding polycystin-2-like translates to MRTTISTILGQFHFYGWVEEHRILAPIMFFFFNLIVLLILLSVFVALLNLSVSVVKQSLLQQSNDFEVIEYMTKRMRLWLGCKPKDTNNPDEGIDSPAVSAITARDIEVTDTGQEESLADNHFDDKMWTNIVPWPRKLQQKMDKILSLLDKISDTDKKN, encoded by the exons ATGAGAACTACAATCAGTACAATCCTTGGCCAATTCCATTTCTACGGATGGGTTGAAGAGCATCGAATTCTGGCACCcatcatgttcttcttcttcaatcTCATTGTGCTTCTAATATTGTTGAGTGTCTTTGTAGCACTTCTAAACTTATCCGTCAGTGTAGTCAAGCAGTCACTCTTACAGCAAAGCAATGACTTTGAAGTCATTGAGTATATGACGAAACGTATGCGACTGTGGCTAGGATGTAAGCCCAAG GATACAAATAACCCCGATGAAGGCATTGACAGTCCCGCAGTTTCTGCGATTACCGCTCGAGATATTGAAGTCACAGATACTGGACAGGAAGAGAGTCTCGCAGACAATCATTTTGATGACAAAATGTGGACAAACATCGTTCCATGGCCAAGAAAGCTACAACAAAAGATGGATAAAATCCTCTCTCTTTTGGACAAAATTTCAGACACTGACAAGAAAAATTAG
- the LOC134184562 gene encoding transmembrane protein 231-like produces MALLTVFTDNVIRQYRTSIVSKGLLFQLVVFVTTIVVPFFVAYSSRGFWMREGTYREQADVTFRREVVLTLSGYQRTRIFFSSFSSFNHLLSDQLRVPLIRSREEDSNFDGLSDVLHFSLEMPLLPNDEVVSVQLLLFFDYRLKKYSELTLQGMIIMDESTPIQSAKFHFSGRLRLRQSGPLPASGQVNTYNVHAINTTSSFAQDYDITSIVTNYESRNDTIYLDLASHVWKKGQSPNGKFIIVGTVYYPEQTISFRPGFWEVIKQAWIQYLAILVIFVFVFRYIKLFVFQNQVINTTVTSPKLT; encoded by the exons ATGGCGCTTTTGACTGTCTTTACAGACAATGTTATTCGTCAATACAGAACGAGTATCGTATCAAAGGGTCTGCTATTTCAActggttgtgtttgtgacaACTATCGTCGTTCCGTTTTTTGTCGCCTACAGCAGCAGAG GATTTTGGATGAGAGAAGGAACTTATCGAGAGCAAGCAGATGTCACTTTCCGTCGAGAAGTTGTCCTCACACTTTCAGGATATCAACGGACAAGAATTTTTTTCAGTTCGTTTTCATCTTTCAATCACCTACTCAGTGACCAGCTGCGAGTTCCTCTTATTAGA TCTCGGGAAGAGGACTCAAACTTTGATGGTCTCTCTGATGTTCTTCACTTTTCTCTTGAAATGCCTTTACTTCCCAATGACGAAGTTGTGAGTGTACAGTTGCTGCTCTTCTTTGATTACAGACTAAAG AAGTACAGTGAGCTAACCTTGCAGGGAATGATTATTATGGATGAGTCTACTCCTATTCAATCTGCCAAATTTCATTTTTCTGGTCGCCTGAGGTTAAGACAGAGTGGGCCCTTACCAGCATCCGGACAAGTCAATACATACAAT GTACATGCCATTAACACAACAAGCTCCTTTGCTCAGGACTATGATATAACTTCTATTGTAACTAACTATGAGTCACGTAATG aTACTATTTACCTTGACTTAGCCAGTCATGTTTGGAAGAAAGGTCAGAGCCCAAATGGCAAGTTCATTATTGTGGGAACAGTGTACTATCCAGAACAGACAATAAG TTTTAGGCCTGGCTTCTGGGAAGTAATCAAACAAGCTTGGATTCAGTATCTGGCCATTCTGGTCATATTCGTATTTGTGTTTCGCTACAtcaaattgtttgtgtttcaaaaCCAAGTCATCAATACTACAGTGACAAGTCCAAAGTTGACTTAG
- the LOC134184006 gene encoding polycystin-1-like protein 2: protein MRDCSFKKAVFRYKEMLPSRVAFILIEIALLATCCSSSLSGHLKQQENEISSVSILIDDTPTSSDVVYISTLTNATFEAHINNSAKESYHWEITLYDGKTISANTQQVFVLLKRAGSYFLSVTVSNSISKASASVHVRAEDTISGLAIRSSKTHIAVNETIAFTAHVVSGSSFVLNWTFTHESGRSDNYYPVKTRSVEYRFTDVGMYVIELEAKNNVSRENIENTIEAMIVVSNLHIIHNEQAVDNSQLMLVKDTPIKLTAEIMGSNPVFLWILRNGSSQFEGSRSCDPSSAIGSKKTLSLRFSTIGLRQVMMCSTNLVNPGPILVAHVALLIYIPIENEILSVSPSTTVVKNSSVDFVMKVTGGSSVISYNWTISEASGSNVAAVTTKSNVLSFRFEREGKYVVTVVPFDDLLDGKKQEAAVYVQSLLCPPPVLTVVTLPLVQERIRSKSFRLEVSAIPSCTMFRIRYSWIVYRKETNDVCPVKASKSSGVSTNEINTDNRILTVPKNYLQLGVYCFRFEASVGSASSSETFVVSVTESKLVAVIKGGHLRLIGVQQQLTVDGSDSYDPDNRIETEQSKQENNLLYVWYCNSTVTSNHGCQIVEDSSLFERGYGCFMDDSVDTSVVTTEGNTLQLGRTYLFLLKVTTGTRISTAWQQVCVTKNKQLNAPLIDCLSCERYGTERFISSTTTELVVECSEESNCQDLSVRWRLYNVTDNEKPEEVILDDKKTPTGTRRRNLVVYPNVLDSSTVYRFELTVTESNRDEDDFGFASFTLPPNSPPKNGSCSISPQRGITLSTQFTFSCSRWIDDDLPLEYQFSTGRHMDASRRDRVIIYRGFQNRYVADSLPAGSANNNYTIYVFAKVSDRFGGETEVEIQPLVVEPLPDTSNTTAFEEIALNALTRVETEFGNDPQRVTETCGSIMQSVNAVDGETKDDTTRRARLRQTCIEKMNEQPVESAGDAERILSVLVETTTNPAEIRVRAVQKVALNTLQRIVAAVDTVDDINETDSTAIQNMRVVSNLITASLVSTDNKDESSYVKVDEADVSDVKELSINLVRQVQNLGTILAANRVVGERPSIVETPQVTLVTSKSEAGQVVGNTLSLLYKDIGFELGDGFGNKLRNFSNSSEVLQSVYNFDSNPYYYSPSSKRINTKVVGLEFRTTDKEEIKIDDLPDDSQVLVRIPRSIDANFTSTEATVVSSKYTFLQFNFSELWSDGAASIEVTLLGSYRTEDDRIRDKSEEPKGVAVYFMQHEGPTDSDVTEEYHQFNLTLDMFTNTSSNVPHKNYTIFLLASSVNESTNQFVGLKSLHSQFAFNVSVRIFFSVCLSWDEKEQSYLSYGCRPTDLTTSVNLVCRCNHLTSFAGGMFPAPNPIDFSVFLSLDIASNPVALVTLIIVYVIYVVAVVFARRADLKDERFVKEIPFCGPNGSFQYEISVQTGYWFGSGTTANVGIVLYGNENVSGKRHLYRPSAFRRSSLDVFQIAFDDRLDQIEKIRVWHDNSGSSPSWNLNRIHVKDMQTGQVFYFVINEWLSVDSDSGLLALEIPQATTNDLKKFSSIFPSQTSYGFSEKHLWFSVVERPARSTFTRVQRVTCCLCLFISFVTASAMWYGVTPEGKTDLDLGFTSISYQQIGISIMATAVTFPLNIIWITMFRKSKRKNISCFAKRNLENKHEHVENVKTVMSHHDTAPHSPHLATPDDLSRVRQDAEDHNLEELDVDASKIVAPPSSTRSFTADVGSTDETEAPIQTSKPEPSTANKRQFELPHFFVYVAYFGCFATCAAGSVVIMIYGQQFGRIKAFRWLVTMLLSFVESVFVFEPVKVFVIAALVALLIKPKDVLETTTAYDVQVKPVEGVEIENVRALTEQDRDAARQRQQKQQHMIKVIWEIGLYFIFLWLVVVIAYTDRDERAFLMTKASEETFDVKGSFSDINTADHFFQWANTTLLEGLYWERWYNGSPVRHPGFTRNNIGKVLGGVRLRQVRVQKDSCNVVGIFTDQISECYSQGNNENDHSNYGVGWTDSSNMSDASWRWSSSSDLDGVPYWGRLGVYSGDGYVHDLGLTSLQARTVVTRLRDNLWIDRRTRAVFVELTLYNANVNLFESVTFLIEFPATGGAIPSHQFLSIRLIRYVSSLDNVKLACEIMFIFFILLYTFRLFKEAKQTGIKIYIKYFWTWIEIPFLCLSYAAIIYAIYRIVAIRQLLSAYSSSPNTFTNFYRTVLLSLAMQYVLAFLGFLVSIKVLKLFRFNRRMTMLGMIMKISAWELLSIIFFLIALLWTFSQLGYLASKLQKHNG, encoded by the exons ATGCGCGATTGTTCATTCAAAAAAGCGGTTTTTCGTTACAAGGAAATGTTACCTTCACGCGTCGCCTTCATTCTGATTGAGATTGCTCTACTTGCCACCTGTTGCTCTAGTAGTCTTTCTGGACATCTAAAACAGCAAGAAAACGAAATTTCATCAGTCTCGATACTCATTGACGACACTCCTACCAGTTCTGATGTTGTCTACATTTCAACACTCACAAACGCTACGTTCGAGGCTCACATTAACAACAGCGCCAAAGAGTCCTACCATTGGGAAATCACACTTTACGACGGAAAGACAATTTCTGCCAACACTCAACAGGTATTCGTCCTGTTAAAAAGAGCTGGATCCTATTTCTTGTCTGTGACAGTCAGCAACTCTATTAGCAAAGCCTCGGCGTCCGTACACGTGCGGGCAGAGGATACCATCTCTGGCCTTGCAATAAGGTCGTCCAAAACGCACATTGCCGTCAACGAAACGATCGCATTTACAGCACACGTCGTGAGTGGTTCAAGTTTCGTTTTGAATTGGACGTTTACTCATGAAAGCGGTCGGTCGGATAACTACTATCCCGTAAAAACGAGATCAGTGGAGTACAGATTTACTGACGTTGGTATGTACGTTATCGAGTTAGAGGCGAAAAATAATGTCAGCAGagaaaacattgaaaacacAATCGAAGCTATGATCGTAGTTTCTAATCTCCACATTATTCATAACGAACAAGCAGTCGACAACAGTCAGCTAATGCTCGTGAAAGACACGCCAATCAAACTGACAGCTGAAATAATGGGATCAAATCCTGTTTTCTTGTGGATCTTGCGCAATGGCAGCAGCCAGTTCGAAGGGAGTCGCTCTTGCGACCCGAGCAGTGCAATAGGAAGCAAGAAGACGTTATCTTTACGCTTTTCTACTATTGGCTTGCGGCAGGTTATGATGTGCTCGACTAATCTCGTCAATCCCGGTCCCATTCTTGTCGCACACGTTGCCTTGCTCATCTATATTCCcattgaaaatgaaattttGTCGGTGTCGCCGTCGACAACCGTCGTCAAAAATAGCAGCGTCGATTTCGTTATGAAAGTGACCGGTGGATCGTCCGTCATCTCGTACAATTGGACGATAAGCGAAGCGTCTGGTTCCAATGTGGCGGCGGTCACAACCAAGAGCAACGTGTTGAGCTTCCGTTTCGAACGCGAGGGCAAGTACGTAGTAACTGTTGTACCGTTCGACGATCTCCTCGACGGTAAGAAGCAAGAGGCTGCCGTCTACGTGCAATCCCTTCTCTGCCCACCTCCAGTGCTGACGGTGGTAACGCTACCTCTAGTGCAAGAGAGGATCCGCTCAAAATCGTTTCGTCTCGAGGTTTCTGCAATACCGAGCTGCACCATGTTTAGAATACGTTACTCCTGGATTGTTTATCGTAAAGAAACGAATGATGTCTGTCCGGTAAAAGCTTCAAAGTCAAGTGGAGTAAGTACAAACGAGATTAATACTGACAATCGTATCCTTACCGTTCCGAAAAACTACCTTCAACTGGGAGTCTACTGTTTTCGATTTGAAGCCTCCGTTGGCTCTGCTTCGAGCTCAGAAACGTTCGTCGTATCTGTCACAGAATCCAAGCTAGTGGCGGTAATTAAGGGTGGGCACCTGCGACTGATCGGTGTTCAACAGCAACTAACTGTAGATGGAAGTGACTCGTACGACCCGGATAACAGAATTGAAACAGAGCAGtccaaacaagaaaacaatctCTTGTATGTATGGTACTGTAATTCTACTGTCACATCAAACCACGGCTGCCAGATAGTAGAAGACTCCAGCCTATTCGAGAGAGGTTACGGTTGCTTCATGGATGACAGTGTAGACACATCTGTCGTAACTACAGAAGGGAACACTCTACAACTCGGTAGAACGTACTTGTTCTTGCTGAAAGTAACGACAGGAACAAGAATCTCTACGGCATGGCAACAG GTGTGTGttaccaaaaacaaacaactgaatGCCCCACTCATCGACTGCTTGTCGTGTGAACGGTACGGCACAGAACGGTTCATCTCTAGCACAACAACGGAACTGGTCGTCGAGTGTTCGGAGGAAAGCAATTGCCAAGATTTGTCAGTCCGTTGGCGATTGTATAACGTGACCGACAACGAGAAACCAGAGGAAGTAATACTCGACGATAAAAAGACTCCGACGGGAACTAGACGTCGCAATCTAGTAGTGTATCCTAATGTGCTCGACAGCAGCACCGTCTACCGTTTCGAATTGACTGTCACGGAAAGCAATCGAGATGAAGATGATTTTGGTTTTGCGAGTTTTACCCTCCCACCTAACAGCCCGCCTAAGAACGGCTCCTGCAGCATTAGTCCTCAACGAGGGATCACCCTGTCGACGCAGTTTACGTTCAGCTGTAGTCGTTGGATTGACGACGATCTCCCATTAGAGTATCAGTTTAGTACTGGACGCCACATGGACGCGTCACGTCGTGATCGAGTTATCATCTACCGAGGTTTCCAAAATCGATACGTTGCCGATTCCCTGCCCGCGGGAAGTGCGAACAATAACtacacaatttatgtatttgcGAAAGTTTCTGATCGATTCGGAGGAGAGACAGAAGTAGAGATACAACCACTAGTTGTCGAGCCGCTGCCGGATACTTCAAACACGACTGCCTTTGAAGAGATCGCACTGAACGCACTGACGAGAGTAGAAACCGAGTTTGGTAACGACCCACAGAGAGTAACCGAGACGTGTG GATCCATAATGCAGTCGGTCAATGCGGTAGATGGTGAAACCAAAGATGATACGACAAGACGAGCTCGACTGCGCCAAACTTGCATAGAAAAAATGAACGAACAACCAGTCGAGTCTGCTGGCGATGCAGAACGCATTCTTTCCGTTTTAGTCGAAACAACG ACCAACCCTGCTGAGATCAGAGTCAGGGCAGTACAAAAAGTTGCGCTCAACACACTACAAAGAATCGTTGCAGCCGTCGATACGGTAGACGATatcaatgagacagacagcacAGCTATTCAAAACATGCGAGTCGTTTCTAATTTGATCACGGCAAGCTTAGTGAGCACTGACAACAAAGACGAGAGTTCGTACGTGAAAGTAGACGAGGCTGACGTGAGCGATGTAAAAGAACTGAGCATAAATTTAGTCCGTCAGGTGCAAAATCTAGGGACAATACTGGCGGCAAATCGCGTTGTTGGCGAAAGACCGTCCATCGTCGAGACTCCGCAGGTTACTTTAGTAACATCAAAATCTGAAGCCGGACAAGTGGTTGGCAACACTCTTTCTCTTCTGTACAAAGACATCGGCTTTGAACTGGGTGATGGATTTGGAAACAAGTTAAGAAACTTCAGCAATTCGTCAGAAGTTCTACAGAGTGTGTATAATTTCGACAGCAATCCTTACTATTACAGTCCGTCGTCGAAGAGAATCAATACGAAGGTAGTAGGTTTGGAGTTTAGAACGACCGATAAAGAGGAGATTAAGATCGACGACTTACCGGACGATAGTCAGGTGCTCGTTCGTATCCCTCGATCTATTGACGCCAACTTTACGTCAACAGAGGCGACCGTCGTATCGAGCAAATACACATTTCTCCAGTTCAATTTTTCCGAGTTGTGGAGTGACGGAGCTGCCAGCATCGAGGTGACTCTTCTCGGTTCTTACAGGACGGAGGACGACAGAATTAGAGATAAGAGTGAGGAGCCCAAGGGAGTCGCAGTATATTTTATGCAACACGAAGGACCTACGGATTCAGATGTGACAGAAGAATATCATCAGTTCAACCTAACATTAGATATGTTTACTAATACATCGTCGAACGTCCCTCACAAAAACTACACAATCTTTTTGTTGGCCAG TTCTGTCAACGAGAGTACTAACCAATTCGTCGGTCTCAAGAGTCTTCATTCCCAATTCGCTTTTAACGTGTCTGTCCGCAtcttcttttctgtttgtctgtcttgggATGAAAAGGAGCAATCGTATTTATCGTACGGATGTCGACCAACGGATCTCACAACGTCTGTCAACCTTGTGTGTCGCTGCAATCACTTGACGTCGTTTGCTGGTGGCATGTTTCCGGCTCCCAATCCAATAGACTTTTCTGTGTTTCTC tcATTGGATATTGCTTCCAATCCTGTCGCTTTGGTGACTCTGATAATAGTGTATGTGATCTACGTCGTTGCTGTAGTATTTGCAAGACGAGCCGATCTAAAAGACGAGCGATTTGTCAAGGAAATACCATTCTGTGGTCCGAACGGAAGCTTTCAATACGAGATTTCTGTTCAGACAGGATATTGGTTTGGTTCAG GCACGACAGCTAACGTTGGTATCGTTCTCTACGGTAATGAGAACGTTTCTGGAAAGAGACATTTGTACCGACCGAGTGCGTTTCGTCGAAGTTCTCTCGATGTTTTCCAAATTGCTTTTGACGATCG TCTTGATCAAATCGAGAAAATTCGTGTTTGGCACGATAACTCTGGCAGTTCTCCGTCATGGAATCTTAATCGTATTCACGTCaaagacatgcaaacaggACAAGTTTTCTACTTCGTCATCAATGA ATGGTTGTCTGTTGATTCGGATAGCGGTCTGTTGGCCTTGGAGATACCGCAGGCTACGACTAACGACCTCAAAAAGTTTTCCAGCATCTTCCCTAGTCAAACGAGCTACGGATTTTCTGAAAAACATCTTTGGTTCTCTGTTGTAGAGAGACCAGCTCGCAGCAC GTTTACTCGCGTGCAGCGAGTCACttgctgtctgtgtctcttCATCAGCTTCGTAACAGCGAGCGCAATGTGGTACGGAGTAACGCCGGAAGGAAAAACTGATCTCGATTTGGGATTTACGTCAATATCTTATCAGCAAATTGGAATCAGCATCATGGCTACAGCTGTAACATTCCCTCTCAACATAATATGGATCACCATGTTCCGAAAATCCAAGAGAAAAAACATTTCCTGCTTCGCAAAAAGAAATTTAGAAAATAAACATGAGCATGTGGAGAACGTGAAG ACTGTTATGTCGCATCACGATACCGCACCACACAGTCCTCACCTCGCTACCCCCGACGATCTCTCACGAGTGAGACAGGATGCGGaag ATCACAATCTAGAGGAGCTCGATGTCGACGCAAGCAAAATCGTTGCTCCACCATCATCCACTAGATCCTTTACTGCTGATGTCGGTTCAACCGATGAGACAGAAGCACCaatacaaacatcaaaac CAGAGCCTTCTACGGCCAACAAACGGCAGTTTGAACTACCTCATTTCTTCGTCTACGTTGCCTATTTCGGATGTTTCGCTACTTGCGCAGCAGGGTCGGTGGTAATAATGATATACGGACAGCAGTTTGGACGGATCAAGGCATTTCGATGGCTCGTCACGATGCTCTTGTCTTTTGTTGAATCCGTCTTCGTCTTCGAACCGGTCAAG GTGTTTGTTATAGCAGCGCTCGTGGCGTTGCTGATCAAGCCCAAAGACGTCCTAGAAACCACTACCGCATACGA TGTGCAAGTCAAGCCAGTCGAAGGAGTAGAG ATAGAAAATGTGAGAGCTCTCACCGAACAAGACCGAGATGCGGCTCGGCAGCGTCAACAAAAGCAGCAACACATGATCAAAGTGATCTGGGAAATCGGTCTCTATTTTATCTTCCTTTGGCTTGTGGTCGTCATTGCATACACCGATCGGGACGAACGTGCGTTCTTGATGACAAAGGCGTCGGAAGAAACGTTCGACGTAAAAGGATCTTTCAGTGACATCAACAC AGCCGATCATTTCTTCCAATGGGCTAACACGACACTCCTCGAAGGCCTCTACTGGGAGAGATGGTACAATGGTAGTCCAGTCCGTCACCCAGGATTTACTAGGAATAATATTGGCAAAGTGCTAGGCGGAGTTAGATTAAGACAAGTTAGAGTCCAAAAAG ATTCCTGCAACGTAGTTGGAATATTTACTGATCAAATTAGCGAGTGCTACTCGCAGGGAAACAATGAAAACGACCACAGTAACTATGGTGTCGGATGGACTGACAGCTCAAACATGAGCGACGCGTCGTGGAGATGGAGCAGCAGCTCGGATTTGGAtgg AGTTCCGTATTGGGGTCGTTTGGGTGTTTACTCTGGTGACGGTTACGTGCACGATCTCGGCCTTACGAGTCTTCAAGCCAGAACGGTGGTAACGAGGTTACGTGATAATCTTTGGATTGATCGTCG AACACGAGCGGTCTTTGTTGAATTGACATTATATAATGCCAACGTCAACTTGTTCGAGTCCGTCACGTTCTTGATTGAGTTTCCTGCCACAG GTGGAGCAATCCCGTCTCATCAGTTTCTTTCCATCAGACTGATCAGATACGTCAGCTCACTAGACAATGTCAAGTTGGCTTGCGAG ATCATGTTTATTTTCTTCATTCTTCTGTACACGTTTCGTTTGTTCAAAGAAGCAAAGCAGACTGGAATAAAGATTTACATCAAGTACTTTTGGACTTGGATAGAGATTCCCTTCTTGTGCCTGTCTTATGCGGCAATCATCTACGCTATCTATCGCATTGTGGCCATCAGGCAGCTTCTCAGTGCGTATAGCAGTTCACCTAACACGTTCACAAATTTCTACCGAACCGTCCTTTTGAGCCTCGCAATGCAGTACGTCCTCGCCTTCCTCGGATTCCTTGTGTCTATAAAG GTTCTCAAATTATTTCGTTTCAATCGAAGGATGACAATGCTAGGAATGATCATGAAAATCTCTGCTTGGGAACTCTTGTCAATAATTTTCTTCTTGATTGCTCTGTTGTGGACATTTTCACAGCTTGGATATTTGGCAAGCAAACTGCAAAAGCATAATGGTTGA